The nucleotide sequence TATCGTTCTCCTGTGGGCGAACTTACTTTGGGTGTTTTTGAAAATCAACTTTGCTTGTGCGACTGGACCTATCGTAAGATGCGTGATCAAATCGATCAACGCGTTCAGGCTTTTTGTCGCGCTACCATGACTGTAGGAAATCATGAATTGATAGATCTCGCCATCCAGCAATTGGAACAATATTTCCTAAAAGAGCGCACGCAGTTTGATATCCCATTGAGGTTATGTGGTACGCCATTTCAGCAAAGTGTGTGGAACAGCCTACAGCAAATTCTTTATGGAGAAACGGTTTCGTATAGTTCGCTTTCGCGAAAGCGAACTAAAAACAATCTTTCATCACAAACTCAACCACAGGTTCTGGACAACGATGTATCACCTAAAGATGTGCGAGCGGTCGCATCTGCCAATGGTGCCAATGCGATTTCCATCATCATACCTTGCCACCGAGTGATAGGTAGTGATGGTTCATTGACTGGATATGCTGGTGGATTGAACGCCAAAAAAAGATTATTGGAGCTGGAAGGAGTCGATCTTACGCACGGCCAGCAACGGTTATTTTAGAAACCGTTTTTCTCTTTTCCCATTTCCATTAAATCATCAAAATAGCGGAATAGATCACCTTTTGTGATGACAGCACCAGATTCAATGAGTTTGAATTTGTCGAGGTTGGGATCCTCGCCGTAGGTCTTGTTTGCCGTAAAGATTTTTACTTCTTCATCCAGCAAATTGTTTTGCAGCCATTTGTAACCGGTCGCAGTGGTGATGTCAATCTTGTTGTCGCCCACGATGATTGAGATCAGGCCCATGTCCTTTTCTCGCAGTTCAAAGAGGTTCATCGTCTGTGGACTAATGTGCTCCAAGAACTTGGCCTTGCCCAATACACCTTCCCAAACCAAGTCTGAGAATATGTCGATCTCTTCTTCGGCTACTTCAGGCTTGTCTTTTTTTATTTTGTCCCATTCTGCCGCGTCAATAGATTGAGTGGCTAGAAAGTTGATGAATTCTGGATGTAATTCTTCCAGCTGTTCTTTAGTAAGTCTTCTGTACTTCATATCAAGTCATAAAAAAGCCGTCCCAAAATTTGGAACGGCTCTATTCAATTCAATTGTAGGTTATCCTTTTGTAGCGACAACATCAAATGTGAAAGAAGTCTGTACTTCACGGTGAAAACGCACCGTTGCTTCGTATTGTCCCAATCTCTTGATGTTACCACCAGCGATAGAGATGAACTTCTTGTCTATTTCAATGCCTTCTTTTGCAAGAGCGTCAGAAAGATCTGCTGTCGTTACAGAGCCGAAAAGCTTATCGCCTTCTCTTGCTTTTACAGCCATTTTAAGATCCAAAGCGCTTAGTTTGTCTGCTTGCGATTGTGCCGCCTTGACGTTAGAAGCTTCTTTGTGTGCACGCTGCTTTACCGTTTCGGCAAGTTGCTTTTTTGCTCCTGGTGTCGCCATTACAGCTTTACCTTGAGGTATCAAAAAGTTACGGCCATAACCAGGCTTAACAGTAACCACATCGTCTGTAAAGCCTAGGTGCTCTACATCTTGTTTTAGTATTAGTTCCATTGTTTGAGTCTGATTAGATTATTTTAATAGGTCACCTTCAAATGGCATCAAAGCGATGTGTCTACATCTTTTGATGGCAACGGCTACCTTGCGCTGATATTTAAGACTTGTTCCAGTCAATCGTCTAGGAAGTATTTTTCCTTGCTCATTGACAAGACCCATCAAGAAATCTGGATCCTTGTAGTCTATATATTTAATACCGCTGCGTTGAAAACGACAGTATTTTTTTCTCTCTTGAGTCTCGATCTTTAAAGGAGACAGGTAACGTATGTCACCGTCTTTTTTTCCTTTAGCTTGTTGTTGTAATGTTGCCATAATTAAGCTTGAGATTTTTTAGACATTCTACTTCTTCTTTTTTCTGCCCACTCGATAGCGTATTTATCAAGTCTTACAGTAAGGTATCTCATCACGCGCTCGTCACGACGGAATTCTACCTCATAGTCATTGATTACCTCACCTGGTGCGGCAAATTGGAAAAGGTGGTAAAAACCACTTTTCTTGTTGTCGATTGTGTAAGCCAATTTTTTAAGGCCCCAATCTTCGTTAGCTACCATCTTGGCACCACGCTCAGTAAGGAAATTCTCAAACTTCTTTACTGTTTCCTTTACCTGATCATCAGATAAAACGGGATTCAAAATGAAAACAGTTTCGTATTGATTCATGTTACATTATTTTAAAACGAGTGCAAAAATACATTTTTTCCACAAACCCAGCAATATATTTTATACTAGTTATTTAGGTAATTACTTGAAAAATAATACTGGCTCAAATCGTTAAAAAAACCCAAAGTATCGATTAATGAACACTTTTATTTGCATTTCGTCTATAAAGGTATTAGTATTGTTTAGTATTTACTTAACCAGACTTTTCTTATGACAGATACTATTCTCAAATGTTTTGTCGTTGACGACTCAAGCATACAGCGACTTGCGATCGTTAAGCTGATTGAAAACCATCCTAACTTAAAGCTTGCAGGA is from Nonlabens sp. YIK11 and encodes:
- a CDS encoding methylated-DNA--[protein]-cysteine S-methyltransferase, with the translated sequence MNKIITQVYRSPVGELTLGVFENQLCLCDWTYRKMRDQIDQRVQAFCRATMTVGNHELIDLAIQQLEQYFLKERTQFDIPLRLCGTPFQQSVWNSLQQILYGETVSYSSLSRKRTKNNLSSQTQPQVLDNDVSPKDVRAVASANGANAISIIIPCHRVIGSDGSLTGYAGGLNAKKRLLELEGVDLTHGQQRLF
- the rplI gene encoding 50S ribosomal protein L9, which codes for MELILKQDVEHLGFTDDVVTVKPGYGRNFLIPQGKAVMATPGAKKQLAETVKQRAHKEASNVKAAQSQADKLSALDLKMAVKAREGDKLFGSVTTADLSDALAKEGIEIDKKFISIAGGNIKRLGQYEATVRFHREVQTSFTFDVVATKG
- the rpsR gene encoding 30S ribosomal protein S18, translated to MATLQQQAKGKKDGDIRYLSPLKIETQERKKYCRFQRSGIKYIDYKDPDFLMGLVNEQGKILPRRLTGTSLKYQRKVAVAIKRCRHIALMPFEGDLLK
- the rpsF gene encoding 30S ribosomal protein S6; protein product: MNQYETVFILNPVLSDDQVKETVKKFENFLTERGAKMVANEDWGLKKLAYTIDNKKSGFYHLFQFAAPGEVINDYEVEFRRDERVMRYLTVRLDKYAIEWAEKRRSRMSKKSQA
- a CDS encoding DUF6495 family protein; protein product: MKYRRLTKEQLEELHPEFINFLATQSIDAAEWDKIKKDKPEVAEEEIDIFSDLVWEGVLGKAKFLEHISPQTMNLFELREKDMGLISIIVGDNKIDITTATGYKWLQNNLLDEEVKIFTANKTYGEDPNLDKFKLIESGAVITKGDLFRYFDDLMEMGKEKNGF